A stretch of DNA from Tubulanus polymorphus chromosome 6, tnTubPoly1.2, whole genome shotgun sequence:
ACGTCAGTAATAAGTAACACAACAAATATGTGATTTAAAGCATATTCCtattttaattaaacgaatGGATCATACGTATAGAAAATTGCTCAAATCCATTGCGGCTGATATAAATCCGTGTGACTTGACAATTATTCAGTATagtttttccattttagacaAATGACAGATGTGTCAATTTGTGTCAATTGCACGCATTCTTAATCAAAACGCGTCACCTTTTTCCAAAGCAGCCTCTTTCAGGCTTATACGAGACATTAACTTAGTATGCATGTTAATCAATTTAAGTGCATATTTACAGGCAGGGctgtatatattcatatccGCAATATGAAATTCTAATTAGATTTTCTATTGAATGTACCATCAGTTCGACAGTATAATATCGTTGTAGGTTCAACGATCGTCAATTTACGTAAACAACTGTTTAAGTgcaattcagttttttttcttatcgaTCGAATAACCTGACCCTTTGTTAATCATGATTATAATCTGTACATAATTATATCACCTCTAAGCTCTGTACTCAAAATAAAATCGATGTTAAgcggggccagttgcacaatcGTGACTTAatgtggtcttaaatcttaagaccggttgttagattggctatagaactaagttggtattagactggtcttaagtctaagccatgactatgcaaccggccccagcaGAGCTCAGTGTTCAGTCATGGCTTAAGTGGacttaaaaattgaaaacaatgtgtaatttttatatcaatacATCGACATCGCAATAAGAGGAATAGTGGGCGGAGGTCTACAATATGGTACGCGCAACATCGATTATGTCATtgtgaaagaaaaaatttgtGCCAGACATTTGAGTCAACTAACACATTTCGATTAGAgaggaaataatgaaaattaacgACACACTACAGCGATGATTGAAAAGGTGAATTTAACGAATATTATCTCTTACCTTTTGAATAGAAGTGTAGAGCAACGTGACAGCACCAACGATAGCCGCTAATATCGAGATAAACAGATAAGCCATTTAGATAATAACAGTAAACACAATATACTGTACAACGAACCAGAGAGCCGAGAGTGTCCTTTAAATAGGAAAATAGGAGTAACTGTTCTGGTAACGAAACAAACTTCAAtctgattcaaattaaatcgCGCACGATGTATTAACACGGCACACGCGGTGTGACTAAACATTTAACGCTAGTTTCGCGTATTCGAACCCGACCGAGTACTGCTAAACACGCTCGAGAAGCCAATCGCCGAGAGATGTGTACTGATGTAAACGTTATAGTATTTATTCCCTTTCCGCACTTGCACGTTCAAATTTAACCTTATACTCATTAATTACCATTCATATTTTGGAAAGTCCGCTTTCCTGTTGTATATACACTAGTACATCCCCGTAGCCGATTATTATTCTTAATTCAGTTCGCACACGAATTAAATATCGGTCGATGAGCCCGCGTGGTCGTTCGATTATCTCAAGTTCCACCGCGGAATAGGTTTTTATCTAGGCCCTactgtatttgtttttttttttggtaggTAAACACCTgcgacagacagacagacagacagacgggGACGTGTTGTTGAACGTTCCGACGACACAGTAGTGTTCCATATACGAATCAATGTTCACGAACACGCGTCCTCAAACTGCGACTTTGAAAAAATCCTGCAATCATGAATAGGCGACCAGTGTGAGTTCAATAACCGTTTGAAACATATAAAGAAACACTAAGCGATATTTTCGTTCGATTTTTTAATCTTACTTTTACACAAAAGTCCCGAATGAGCGCTCTATTTACTCAAAAGAATTGATTGTCCGCTTTAGAATATATCTATTCGTAGTCCATGGTTTAACGAACTTTTGATCATTCACAGTGATTATAAACTGAACATAAACGGCACAAGGTTGGCGACTGTACTCCAAAACTGGCATATTTCCATTTTTGTGTCAAAGCTTTCCACGTATATATCAGCGATTAATGacgttttttttatatttaatgatATAGTTGAATTTTATGTAGGCGCATTTTATCCTAAAACTGTGTCGGCTGAGACTAGTGACATATTGTACGACAAAATAAACTCGTTCTACGACGAGCGCTTGTGTACAGCGTGTGTGTGTGACattcattatttgaataatgTCCCTTTTTTCGTACGTAATGTCAATGCCTAGATATCCAGCCGGTGCTGCGTTCCAGGCGTCCatgaatcaattcaaattctaatcaATAAGGTTATATTTACTTTAAAGAGTCAACGCATCGTCGACACCCTTGAGATTCAAGTCAAAAGAGGTTTTCGATCTGACCATAACTGTCTGGAATTGGTTACAAAACCAAAactgactggtcttaagttgttgaattgtttttaaccGCCGCTTTCTAGTCTTAAATCTAGGCGATATAACTTTGTAAAATTGCCCGTGAGATCAATATTATTTCGAATTaaaactttttctttttgttgtaTTTAGATTAATTAATTAGATTTGCCATTTGTATATATCCTCTGCGGATAATTCAATGTTGGTGCTGTTAGAAGGAAAGACGCGGCGTCTGTTTAGTTAACGTTTGCAGTTGTTTCTTAAAGGTTGCGGTTCTTTAACCACAGGGACAATAACAAACCCCCTTTTCTTTTTACAGGGTGCGATATGATTAATGTACCAGGTAGTATAAAGCATTCGTATATTTATGTACAGTATTTGTATTACATGTAGACTACACTTATTTCCAGCTAatcttatttttatttcttaataaCATTCAATAGCTCATTGCTTTACTCTGCTTCTTACCTATGAATACAGtgtaaaaatatcgaaaaacctCAAGGCTGAGTCTAGGAATCAGTGAGAGGAAGAGAGGTTGTTTCCTTGGCCAAATCCGATATCTCAGCGCTCTGTATGGGTTTCCGACCCTGCGCAATTTCTAATGGCGTCGTTTTCAATTGATGATTATGCCTCATCCAACATTCAATAAATGGACCAGAagcaacaattcaatacagaAGAAAACAAGAAagctaacttgaaagtttattgacgccttgaaataTAACTCAAATATTGCGCTGTCGACGATAGACGATAGTAGatatgatatcaatgatatgatattactaacgttattttgaatttgaatatatcgacaattaaattgaatatacCGGCTCCGAAATCGATCACGTAGTGCACATTCGTTTACGAAATACCCCAATTGCCATTGAAAAATCATGTTTGATAAAAGAAGACATGAAATttatctaattacaaaacaaacgccaaaattcacatgtttttttgttattttaaaatcacaCTAATagtgatgacgtagtgcacggTACACCTTAGCTAATGCGTAGTAGTTTTTAAATGTGTAAGAACATTTTTGTGATGATTTAtacggcgtcaaaaatatatatgttaaGGGGATGGGTGCTCTGACTGCTGCTGGCCCCGCACCTGAATACACCGCGGTGAATATCCCTTATAAGGCAGAATTGAACGATGATGCATACGACATTTTCCAGTCTCAATTTTAGACACGTTTGTAGAACAAACTCTGCGCGGTCATTGAGTAAATATATCCTATgcaaaatatttgtatatgtgCAATTGTGAATCACTTGATAGATGTGACGATCAAGGACGATCAAGGGCGGAAATAGGTGTCAAGCCGCAGTCAAAAGTTCTAATGAAATATGACACCActgatgttttaaaaaatataACCAGAacggaaaaaaatattcactcttttctataagataaaaaaggaCATTTAGGCGTTCATAAAAGGCATtctaaaaaatttgaaaactattcAAACGTTCCCTTACTTCGtcttgatataaatattgataaaagtggTTAACGAACTTTACTTTTCTGAATAGAGGTTAAAAAACGATTTTTGAATGTATATTTGCACCGAGACTATGTTTTTATAAACAGACATGAATTCACGACACTGATCTCTTTACCGGATACATTTTTTCGTATCATCGAATGATTTAATGTAATCGAGGACCAAGTTTATACGCTCCTGTCTGTTCAGATTGTCTATGAGTATAAACGGAATTTGATGCTTGTCTAGTTCGCGTACTAACAGTTCAGTAAACGAACGCAACTCGGAGATACTCGACTGCAACCTGACTCCATCTTCGCTTAAACATTCAACGTGCGGAGATACGACGAACAACAATGACCTTTTCAACCTGCAATAGTGAACAGTATAGtacaaataaacattattattatcattgataatgataatttatacaTCAAAGTAGCGTGAGAAAAACCCCAGATATTATGATCATAATCAGCCACCAGTTCCTTGTATTCTTTTTGTCTAAATCCGTTCATCTCACCACCTATAGATgacgacaatttttttaaagttggtggtgcaaaataaaatgtttgttgAGTTTTACCATCAACAGGTTACGATATTGAAAAACTTTATCAGTTTAGAAGCAGTTTCATTCAAGCCATTTTACTGTCTCGTATTCCATTTGTtttaatcaatgttttatgtAAGTGTGCTATCAGTGAATACAATAATacaaataccaacaatatctTAAAGCGCATTAGAGAATTCATTCTATATATGTTTAAAAGACGGAATCTGAATTTAAACGATATACGTTTATCAAGCGAACTGTGAAATCCATATAAGATtgtcatatatataaaagTATTTGATTACTTtaatagattatgaatattatgaatattatcattaaggGAGCAGTCAGCATTTATGGTGAATAAGGCACCGAATATGATAAGAATGATTTTTCATAGAATCAAATTAGCAATAGAAaaagaatacatgtatatattgttgATAACGAATGAATGATTCAAATTTCttgattttcatcattcataaaaACGAAAACTCGAAGAATAGCTGTGAAGGATTGATATGAAGGAAGCAATGTGCGGATAAGATTATAGGTTATCCGATATGAACATTTTGGCGTTACTAATAGATGTAAATTTTCTATATAATCTTATATAATCTTATGGAAAATATACAGCTAGGATGGCGTTCACCCAGGCACGGAATTGGTGGTGGCCGACAGGGCTGTTAAAGTTGGTTTTCACAAACCGGTTAACAGACACAATCGCTGACTATTAACTTGCTCATGTAATAGAAAAATCAGactgtaatgaatttattgtaATAACAATCTAGTTTTACTGTGAACATATACGTTTAAAGTTTAATAGTTTTCGtaagtttttatatttcagaaatttatttatttcatttatgaaCCTGTTCAACCACGTTCGTAAACCGGGTAACTCCAGTAATTCGCGTTTAGCTTCGCTGTTGATGTAATATTCGCAGTAAACCAAC
This window harbors:
- the LOC141907185 gene encoding uncharacterized protein LOC141907185 produces the protein MVLRIYICGAHSTGKTTLLHDVIPHLKNIHVVEEVARKIIERNGWSRNDFQPSKNPEMFRRLNTEIIEEQMRIDEHNTSQNIDFISDRGLEPLVYCEYYINSEAKRELLELPGLRTWLNRLKRSLLFVVSPHVECLSEDGVRLQSSISELRSFTELLVRELDKHQIPFILIDNLNRQERINLVLDYIKSFDDTKKCIR